From a region of the Kwoniella mangroviensis CBS 8507 chromosome 1 map unlocalized Ctg01, whole genome shotgun sequence genome:
- a CDS encoding imidazoleglycerol phosphate synthase, cyclase subunit, with amino-acid sequence MAQPATDTILPIPQVDQPTGHPREHKAKLYILDYGAGNVRSLANSIKKLGYGFEWIEDDSDFDKAEKLIFPGVGAFSQAMESLRSSGRFDSLLEYIKSGKPYFGICIGMQVLFESSEETLPEPIKGLGVINHPIRKFSSRDDSLLKGKKTVPHMGWNNTWKAWSTTSSESDETPKVMLDGEDYYFVHSYAALIDPSTSISDSNSPIKDFAYTLSRYGSEIYVSSVKKDNVFATQFHPEKSGPAGLDLLRRWLEASPQSLSAPSSTSASTSSPKTWQPTNPNPSTQRKGGNGLTKRIVACLDVRSNDQGDLVVTKGDQYDVREKSSEDGDNKVRNLGKPVELSQRYYLEGADEIAFLNITSFRSSALLDQPMLDVVRNAAETVFVPLTIGGGIKDTVDPDGTPRSALEVAGAYFRSGADKVSIGSEAVIAVEQLLQRERDGVEPVLSGKTGIETISRGYGNQAVVVSIDPKRVYVDTTNPNWKEDFPKHHLNSLIVGDEATSRTASEERGKAWWYQCTISGGRDVRDIDVVQLAKGVERLGAGEILLNSVDRDGSGKGFDLDLVNLVKNAVSIPVVSSSGAGSPDDFIEVFQKTETEAALAAGIFHRKEVGIDQVKERLEKEGLPVRRCGLNTI; translated from the exons ATGGCTCAGCCAGCAACAGATACCATCCTACCTATTCCTCAGGTCGACCAACCTACAGGTCACCCAAGGGAACATAAAGCAAAATTGTATATTCTAGATTACGGAGCTGGGAATGTTAGATC CTTAGCAAACTCGATCAAAAAATTGGGATATGGATttgaatggattgaagatgatagtgatTTTGATAAAGCCGAG AAACTCATCTTCCCAGGTGTCGGTGCCTTCTCCCAAGCGATGGAGTCCCTCCGTTCCTCCGGGAGATTTGACAGTCTATTGGAATACATCAAAAGTGGTAAACCCTATTTCGGTATCTGTATAGGGATGCAAGTCCTATTCGAATCTTCAGAAGAGACCTTACCAGAACCTATAAAAGGTTTAGGAGTGATCAATCATCCTATAAGGAAATTTTCAAGTCGAGACGATAGTTTActaaaaggaaagaagacaGTGCCTCACATGGGATGGAATAATACTTGGAAAGCCTGGTCTACTACCTCGTCAGAATCAGATGAAACACCAAAAGTTATGttagatggtgaagattaCTATTTCGTTCACTCCTATGCTGCTCTCATTGatccttcaacctcaatctccgACTCGAACAGTCCGATAAAAGATTTTGCCTATACTCTATCAAGATATGGCTCAGAGATATACGTTTCATCCGTTAAGAAAGATAACGTGTTCGCTACTCAATTCCATCCCGAAAAATCTGGTCCAGCAGGTTTAGACCTCTTACGAAGATGGTTGGAAGCTTCCCCTCAATCTCTATCCGccccttcttccacatccGCATCCACTTCATCCCCAAAGACATGGCAGCCTACCAACCCCAATCCCAGTACTCAACGAAAAGGAGGAAACGGTCTGACCAAGAGGATAGTAGCATGTCTGGATGTCCGATCGAACGATCAGGGTGATCTGGTGGTTACCAAAGGAGATCAATATGACGTTCGTGAAAAGTCCtcagaagatggtgataacAAAGTTCGAAATTTGGGTAAACCCGTTGAACTTTCTCAACGATATTATTTGGAAGGTGCAGACGAAATCGCTTTCCTCAACATTACTTCTTTCCGATCGAGTGCATTGTTGGATCAACCGATGTTGGATGTCGTTCGTAATGCCGCCGAGACGGTATTCGTTCCGTTGACCATTGGAGGTGGAATCAAAGATACGGTCGATCCTGATGGAACTCCCCGATCGGCCTTAGAAGTGGCCGGAGCGTACTTCAGATCTGGGGCTGATAAAGTATCTATCGGTTCTGAAGCTGTCATAGCTGTCGAACAGTTGTtacaaagagagagagatggcGTTGAACCGGTTCTAAGTGGGAAGACGGGTATCGAAACTATCTCAAGAGGATATGGTAATCAGGCTGTAGTAGTTTCCATTGACCCAAAAAGAGTATATGTCGATACGACCAATCCCAATTGGAAAGAGGACTTCCCGAAACATCATTTGAATTCGTTAATTGTTGGAGATGAAGCTACGTCTAGGACCGCTTCAGAGGAGAGAGGTAAAGCATGGTGGTATCAATGTACGATATCTGGTGGAAGGGACGTAAGGGATATAGATGTCGTTCAGTTAGCAAAAGGTGTAGAAAGGTTAGGTGCGGGTGAAATCTTGTTGAATTCAGTTGATAgggatggatcaggtaaaggaTTCGATCTGGATTTAGTCAACCTGGTTAAAAACGCTGTGTCCATACCGGTCGTGTCTTCGTCTGGAGCAGGATCACCAGATGATTTCATAGAGGTTTTCCAAAAGACCGAGACGGAGGCGGCGCTCGCTGCGGGTATCTTCCACAGGAAGGAGGTGGGGATTGATCaggtgaaagagaggttggaaaagGAGGGATTACCTGTTAGGAGATGTGGATTGAATacgatttga
- a CDS encoding ATP-dependent RNA helicase SUB2, protein MSRPDEEELVDYDEAAEETFAPAATAATNGDKADGDKKGSYVGIHSTGFRDFLLKPELLRAISDLGFEHPSEVQQECIPQAILGTDVLCQAKSGMGKTAVFVLACLQQIEPVDGEVSIVILCHTRELAYQIRNEFARFSKFMTNVRTGVFYGGTPISADQEILASKEKCPHIVVGTPGRTMALVRDKKLNATKVKHFVLDECDKMLETLDMRRDVQEIFRATPHHKQVMMFSATLSKDIRTTCKKFMQSPLEIYVDDETKLTLHGLQQYFLKLEEKEKNRKLNDLLDNLEFNQVCIFVKSVARATQLDALLQECNFPSICIHSALPQQERISRFQQFKAFEKRILVATDIFGRGIDVERVNVVINYDAPADADSYLHRVGRAGRFGTKGLAISFVSSDGDSEVLQKIQERFTVAIPTLPETIDPATYMTS, encoded by the exons ATGTCTCgacctgatgaagaagagctCGTTGATTACGATGAGGCCGCCGAGGAGACCTTCGCCCCAGCTGCTACAGCCGCTACCAATGGTGACAAAGCAGATGGTGATAAGAAAGGTTCTTATGTCGGTATCCACTCGACAggtttcag AGATTTCCTCTTAAAACCTGAATTACTTCGAGCCATCTCAGATCTCGGTTTTGAACATCCTTCCGAAG TTCAACAAGAATGTATCCCTCAAGCTATCTTAGGTACTGATGTATTGTGTCAAGCTAAATCCGGTATGGGTAAGACCGCCGTATTCGTACTCGCTTGTTTACAACAGAT CGAACCTGTCGATGGAGAGGTATCAATCGTGATTTTATGTCACACTCGAGAATTGGCCTATCAAATTCGAAATGAATTTGCGAGATTCTCCAAGTTCATGACCAACGTCCGAACCGGTGTGTTCTACGGTGGTACCCCCATCTCTGCCGATCAAGAAATCTTAGCCTCAAAGGAGAAATGTCCACACATCGTCGTGGGAACTCCAGGTAGAACGATGGCTTTGGTCAGGGATAAGAAACTCAACGCGACAAAGGTCAAACACTTTGTATTGGACGAGTGTGATAAGATGCTAGAAACACTTG ACATGCGAAGAGATGTTCAAGAGATCTTCCGAGCTACACCCCACCACAAACAAGTTATGATGTTCTCCGCCACCCTGTCCAAAGACATCCGAACCACTTGTAAGAAGTTCATGCAAagt CCTCTGGAAATTTACGTCGATGACGAGACCAAATTGACCCTCCACGGTCTTCAGCAATACTTCCTCAAGCtcgaggagaaggagaagaacaggaaACTCAACGACTTGCTCGATAACCTCGAGTTCAACCAG GTCTGTATCTTTGTCAAATCTGTTGCCCGAGCCACTCAACTCGACGCGTTATTGCAAGAATGTAATTTCCCATCTATTTGTATCCACTCTGCTCTTCCTCAACAAGAACG TATCTCACGATTCCAGCAATTCAAAGCCTTCGAGAAACGTATCCTGGTAGCTACGGATATTTTCGGTCGAGGTATCGACGTTGAACGAGTCAACGTAGTTATCAACTATGATGCCcctgctgatgctgattcGTACCTCCATCGAGTTGGTAGAGCAGGTCGATTCGGTACCAAAGGTTTAG CCATCTCGTTCGTATCTTCCGATGGTGATTCCGAAGTGCTTCAAAAGATTCAAGAGAGATTCACCGTTGCCATTCCTACTTTACCTGAGACTATTGATCCTGCCACTTATATGACTTCTTAA
- a CDS encoding acetyl-coenzyme A synthetase — MQAAETVAHHVHPLPDSVPESEDLFPPPPRLRGEEGRPKPHIGPNYQAYLNEWKKTVGPDSDKWWAEKAKECLNWYTPFKTVRAGGFEQGDVQWFPEGTLNASYNCLDRHFYANPEKTAIIYEADESSESREISYAELMRETCRVANVLKSWGVKKGDAVSVYLPMTWQAAAAFLACARIGAVHSAVFAGFSAESLRDRVNDCECKVLITTDEGRRGGKSIATKAIVDAALQSCPLVEHVLVLRRTGNKVPFTEGRDKWWDEECAKVPTYCPCEPMASEDPLFILYTSGSTGKPKGVVHCTAGYLLGAYLTVKYVFDVHPTDKFACMADVGWITGHTYIVYGPLANGVTTTVFESTPVYPTASRYWDFVDKWKATHLYTAPTAIRLLRRMGEEHVKNHDLSSLRVLGSVGEPINPEAWHWYNDYAGKKNCAIVDTYWMTETGSIVVTPLPGAISTKPGSATFPFFGMDVDIIDPQSGQVLQGNDVEGVLVAKKPWPSLARTVFKNHKRYLETYMKPYPGYFFFGDGAARDYDGYIWIKGRVDGDVSGHRLSTAEVESALILHKGVAETAVVGSHDDITGQAVYAFVTMKPEFDLKSTKEADLNKELAIQVRKVIGPFAAPKRIYLVTDLPKTRSGKIMRRILRKIVAGEGDQLGDLSSIADPSIVDEIKNKVAAAAAK, encoded by the exons ATGCAAGCAGCAGAAACCGTTGCCCACCATGTCCATCCTTTACCTGATTCCGTACCCGAGTCAGAAGACCTGTTCCCCCCTCCACCGCGACTGAGAGGCGAAGAGGGCAGACCGAAACCCCACATTGGACCGAATTATCAAGCGTACCTGAACGAATGGAAGAAGACGGTAGGACCAGATAGCGATAAGTGGTGGGCTGAGAAGGCCAAGGAATGTTTGAATTGGTATACCCCATTCAAGACTGTCAGAGCGGGTGGGTTCGAGCAGGGAGATGTACAGTGGTT CCCAGAAGGAACTCTCAATGCCTCATACAATTGTCTTGACAGACATTTCTACGCCAATCCCGAAAAAACCGCTATCATCTACGAAGCCGACGAATCTTCGGAATCTAGGGAGATCTCCTACGCCGAGTTGATGAGGGAGACATGTAGAGTGGCTAATGTATTGAAATCGTGGGGTgtcaagaaaggtgatgCCGTCTCTGTATA CCTACCCATGACATGGCAAGCTGCCGCTGCTTTCTTGGCATGTGCCAGGATCGGTGCTGTCCACTCTGCAGTATTCGCTGGTTTCTCAGCGGAATCATTGAGAGATAGAGTGAATGACTGTGAATGTAAAGTCTTGATCACCACTGA CGAAGGAAGACGAGGTGGTAAATCTATCGCTACCAAAGCTA TCGTCGATGCTGCTCTCCAATCTTGTCCTCTCGTCGAACACGTCCTTGTCCTCCGAAGAACCGGAAACAAAGTCCCCTTCACTGAAGGACGAGATAAATGGTGGGACGAGGAATGTGCCAAAGTCCCAACTTACTGCCCCTGTGAACCTATGGCTTCAGAAGATccccttttcatcctttaC ACCTCCGGTTCCACTGGTAAACCCAAAGGTGTGGTCCACTGTACCGCTGGTTACCTTCTCGGGGCCTACCTCACCGTCAAATACGTCTTTGATGTGCACCCCACCGACAAATTCGCCTGTATGGCCGACGTAGGATGGATCACCGGCCACACTTACATTGTATATGGTCCTCTCGCTAACGGTGTGACTACTACCGTGTTCGAATCTACCCCAGTCTATCCTACGGCCTCTCGATACTGGGACTTTGTCGACAAATGGAAAGCTACCCACTTGTACACTGCTCCAACAGCCATTCGATTACTTCGACGAATGGGTGAAGAACACGTCAAGAATCACGATTTATCGTCTTTGAGGGTGTTAGGATCGGTGGGCGAACCGATCAACCCTGAGGCATGGCATTGGTACAACGATTACgcaggaaagaagaattgtgCGATCGTTGATACCTACTGGATGACTGAAACTGGATCGATCGTAGTCACACCTTTACCAGGTGCCATCTCCACTAAACCTGGTTCAGCtactttcccattcttcggTATGGACGTTGATATCATTGATCCCCAATCTGGACAAGTCCTTCAAGGAAATGACGTTGAAGGTGTTTTGGTCGCTAAGAAACCTTGGCCTTCGCTTGCCCGAACTGTGTTCAAGAATCACAAGAGGTATCTGGAAACTTACATGAAGCCTTATCCCGGATACTTCTTCTTTGGGGATGGTGCCGCCAGAGATTACGATGGATATATCTGGATCAAAGGAagagttgatggtga CGTATCAGGTCACCGACTGTCAACCGCCGAAGTCGAATCGGCCTTGATCCTCCACAAGGGAGTAGCTGAAACTGCCGTCGTCGGTTCTCATGACGACATCACGGGTCAAGCTGTGTATGCCTTTGTCACCATGAAACCTGAGTTCGATCTGAAATCCACCAAAGAAGCAGACTTGAATAAAGAATTGGCTATCCAGGTTAGGAAGGTTATTGGGCCTTTTGCTGCTCCCAAGAGGATC TACCTCGTCACTGATCTACCCAAGACTCGATCAGGTAAAATCATGAGACGTATCTTGAGGAAGATCGTCgctggagaaggtgatcaaTTGGGTGATTTGTCATCTATAGCTGATCCTTCGATtgttgatgaga TCAAGAACAAGgtggctgctgctgcagcCAAATAA
- a CDS encoding argininosuccinate lyase, translating to MPIATPITNGHAPISNAPIKTSGHLNGPTNGHSHQGVAFTEARLAKPPSKLLQLYENLPTVEREKRQFDKFLQIDLAHLVMITEQSIIPLSISRQLFPVLLDIRSQGGDEIPLDMANGTLLLQIEAVLASRLGEDVAGMLHTARSRIDQGATARRLFKRDKLLEVMSFILDLQKILIRVASEHVETITPTYTHLQHSQPGIFGHYLLSYVDKLHDDFQRCKDCFERTNRNPLGGVGLSGTSWPIDRERTTKLLGFDSTIYHSKLSREAFYAAEIAYTLSFVMAALNDLATDLHLFSSVEFGLVELDDSFCSTSSIFPQKKNPVTLEAIKANAGGAVNWRSTALARFRGEGTGDQGIRSVPLLDSAFTTTSNMLQLMGGIVDTLQVRSERMKQLLKTSWCTSSNLADILVRNNGLSFRQAHHVVARLVRICELESLPRSQVSQQILRRAGMETLGHPVDMFDTELQGSLDPEEFVKTRVSAGSVSPREVNEILGMSSEAFKEDVQWLKGKKDQIDQSELELKRAIQGIIG from the coding sequence ATGCCTATCGCTACACCAATCACCAACGGACATGCGCCCATCTCTAACGCTCCCATCAAGACCAGTGGTCACCTCAATGGTCCTACCAACGGTCACTCCCACCAAGGTGTAGCTTTCACCGAAGCTCGACTTGCCAAACCTCCCAGCAAGCTTCTCCAGCTATATGAGAATCTCCCGACCGtcgaaagggagaagagacaATTCGACAAATTTCTGCAGATTGATCTGGCTCATCTTGTAATGATCACCGAACAGTCCATCATTCCACTTTCGATCTCTCGACAACTCTTCCCTGTCTTACTTGATATTCGATCTCagggaggtgatgagatcCCACTCGATATGGCCAATGGTACATTACTCCTTCAGATCGAGGCCGTCTTGGCCTcgagattgggtgaagacGTTGCTGGAATGCTTCATACTGCCAGATCAAGGATTGATCAAGGTGCCACTGCTCGTAGATTATTCAAGAGAGACAAATTACTTGAAGTCATGTCTTTCATCCTCGATCTTCAGAAAATCTTGATCAGAGTAGCATCAGAGCATGTGGAAACCATAACACCAACATATACACATTTGCAACATTCCCAACCTGGTATATTCGGTCATTACCTGTTATCCTACGTCGATAAGCTTCACGACGACTTCCAAAGATGTAAAGACTGTTTCGAAAGAACCAACCGCAATCCCCTAGGAGGTGTAGGTCTTTCGGGAACTTCATGGCCTATTGATCGAGAACGAACGACCAAGCTCTTAGGCTTCGACTCAACAATCTATCATTCTAAATTATCCAGAGAAGCATTTTACGCTGCTGAGATTGCTTATACACTCTCATTCGTCATGGCTGCCCTTAACGATCTCGCAACAGACTTACACCTTTTCTCAAGCGTTGAATTCGGCTTGGTAGAACTGGACGATTCGTTCTGCAGTACCAGTTCGATCTTCCCTCAAAAGAAGAACCCGGTAACGCtagaagctatcaaagctaaTGCTGGAGGAGCGGTCAATTGGAGGTCTACAGCTCTAGCTAGGTTCAGAGGTGAGGGAACCGGTGATCAGGGTATAAGATCGGTACCTTTGTTAGATTCTGCATTTACAACTACCTCGAATATGCTTCAATTGATGGGTGGGATAGTCGATACGTTGCAAGTCAGATCGGAAAGGATGAAACAGCTTCTCAAGACTAGTTGGTGTACCTCAAGTAATCTTGCGGATATCCTTGTGAGGAATAATGGATTGTCATTTAGACAAGCTCATCATGTCGTAGCTAGATTAGTAAGGATTTGTGAATTGGAGAGTCTCCCCAGATCTCAGGTCTCTCAACAAATCTTACGAAGAGCTGGTATGGAAACGCTTGGTCATCCTGTAGATATGTTTGATACCGAGCTTCAAGGTTCGCTTGATCCTGAAGAGTTCGTCAAGACTCGAGTCAGTGCTGGAAGTGTCAGTCCGAGAGAGGTTAATGAGATTTTGGGGATGAGTTCTGAAGCGTTTAAAGAAGATGTTCAATGGCTaaagggtaagaaggatcagatcgatcagtCGGAATTGGAGCTCAAGAGGGCTATTCAGGGTATCATAGGATAG